ACACTATAGGCAAGTGCCATTACTTCCGCATCAATCGCAGGATCCTTGCTGCCGATTGCCTCTACACCAAACTGGACGAATTGGCGAAAACGGCCTGCTTGTGGACGCTCATAACGGAACATTTGTCCTAAATAGAAAAGCTTAACTGGCTGTGATGGCAACCCGAACATTTTATTTTCTACAAAAGAACGAACGACAGAAGCAGTACCCTCTGGTCTGAGTGTCAGGCTTCTTTCTCCTCTGTCTTCAAATGTGTACATTTCCTTTGTGACAATATCTGTTGTATCTCCAACACTGCGCAAAAACAGCTCTGTATGCTCAAAGATAGGTGTTCTTATTTCGTTATATTGGAATCTGTCGCAAAGCTCTTTAATACGCGTTTCAATATATTGCCATTTTTCCACTGTGCCTGGCAGAATATCTTGCGTTCCTCTTGGAATATTTATTTGCATATTATTATCCTCCTGTATTGGCTTATGTATCGGAATTAGGGATGGGCAATTTTAAAAAATCAAACAAAAAAATCCCGCCCCTTGTATATCAAGAAATATACAAGGGACGAGATTTTGGAATCCCGTGGTGCCACCCTAATTGAAGAAATGCATCTTCCACTTTGCAGTTAACGCCTGCTAACGTTTCATACCTAGTAATGTTAAAAAACATGTTCAGAAGAAAACCTACGGAGTGTTCGTTCATTAAGTCATCATGCAGAAATGCTTCCAGCCTTTGGCATTTCCTCTCTTTTCATGTGTATCCTAACTACTTTTCTCCCTCATTGGCTTTTTTAATTTATCCCTTATTATTTTATTAATAATAATAAGAGATGAATTGATTGTCAATAGCCCTTTAATATCTCCCAACCTGCTTTTTCAGTTTTCTTGCTTCGCCTACAGATAACCCAAACTCTGAAGCAAGCTCAACAGCTGTCGAGTTAGCTTCCTTTTCGATAAAATCATGAAAGTCCACACCGAGTAATTTCGAGCTTACATCATGGGTTTTTATGCTTTTTTCACCAAATCTCATTGTTTTCACCCTTTTTTCTTGTTAATTTCTATTATTATCCCCATGAGTTAAAAAATTTTTCATCATATGTTATATTTATTGTCTAAAATTGAAAAGAAAAAGAGAAAAGTTATCAAAGGAGATTGTATCTTGAAAGAGAAATGTATTAAAATGCAACTAACTATGCTCTTTCAAGGAAGGGAGGAGAAGCTATCAAATGATAAAGAAACAGCATATATGGATAATTCCCATTATGATGCTAATGCTGATTCCTGCAATCCAAGCTAAAGCGGAAAGCAGTCTATCTGTGCAATCGACGACAGTCCTTAATATAAGAGAAGGTCCTAGCCTTGATGATTCAATTATTGGGAAAATGGAAATAGGCACAAGCTATAAAGTGCTGACTGACAATGGGGACTGGCTGGAAATCGATTTAGGAAATGGTCAAGCCGGCTGGGTGGCAGCCTACTTAGTAACAAAGTCTGAAGGTTCGAGTAATGATGCTCCCAATACGCAAACAGACAGCGTCACAGCTTCAGAAGGAACCATTTCTGAAAATGGATTAAGACTGCGCAAAGGACCTGGAACCGAGTATCAGGTTATCACAACACTCAGCAAAGATACTCCTGTCACCATTCTTTCAAATGAAGGAGACTGGGCTGAAATCCAAACAGCGCTCGGAACAGGCTGGGTTAACAGCCAATATATTATCGGCGGCGCGCAAAACACTTCAGACACAACGGACGTCTCACAAACAGACGGCCAAACTGCGATTGTAGCTGACGATGATATAAACGTTCGTGACACAGCTTCTTTGAATGGAGTAGTCATTGGCAAGCTGGCAAAAGGAACGGTAATACATATAGTAGCAGAGGATGGAGATTGGGCTAAAATCCAATTTTCAGGCAATACTGGCTGGGTGTCTAAAACCTTGCTGACTGAGGACAGCGAGGTAGAAAACATTTCTGCAAAACCAATTGATGCATCTGTTACTATTCTTCATGATGGGACAAACATTCGGAGTGAAGCATCCGTACAAGCCTCAGTCTTAAGTATTGCAAGTGAAGGGGATTCCTTTAAAGCAACAGAAGAGATTGGCGACTGGTATAAAATTGAGCTGGCAGACGGTCAAGCCGGCTATGTAGCCAGCTGGATAGTGTCAGAATCTGCTGAAAAGCAAACAGCACCTTCCTCACAAGACAGTAACAAAACAGGCGACTTAAAAGGAAAAACAATTGTCATCGATCCTGGTCATGGCGGTAAAGACAGCGGAACGATCGGAGCTGTCGGCACATTGGAAAAAACGCTGACAATCCGAACAGCCAACCTTCTTGCTGAAAAACTGCAGGCTGCTGGCAGCAATGTGGTGATGACAAGACAGAATGACTTTTTTATCTCGTTGCAGGACCGTGTCAATATGAGCAGCTTCTATAAAGCTGACGCCTTTATCAGCATCCATTATGACAGCATAAAGGACAGCAGCGTCCGAGGGATGACAAGCTATTATTACAGCTCTTCCCAAAAGGAGCTTGCCAACAGTCTGCATGAAAACATTATTGAAGCAACCCAATTAAAGGACAGAGGTGTAAGGAAGAACGATTATTTTGTTCTTAGAGAAAACACACAACCAGCAACGCTTTTAGAGCTTGGTTATTTAAGCAACCAGCAAGAAGAGGCGCTTGTTTCGTCCCAAAAATACCAGGAGACAGTTTCCGCAGCCATTTATGAAGGGCTCGAAAGCTATTTCCAATAATAAAAAGAACCGTTCCAATCGGAACGGTTCTTTTATTTGCTTTCGAGTATAAGAGTAACAGGGCCATCATTCACCAATGAGACATACATCATGGCACCGAAAACACCTGTCTCCACATGCAAGCCCTTTTCCCTCAGCATAAGATTAAATTGATCGTATAGATTTACTGCATAATCCGGTTTGGCGGCATTCATAAAGTTCGGCCGTCTCCCTTTTCGCGTATCTCCATACAGAGTAAACTGGGAAACAGACAAAATAGCGCCTTCAACCTCCATTATGCTGTGATTCATTTTCCCATCCTCATCATCAAAAATTCGCAGATGAGCAATTTTATCTACAAGCTTGGCTGCATCCTCTGCTGTGTCATCATGTGTGACGCCAACGAGGAGCATATAGCCCTTATCAATTTGTCCAACGGTTTTCCCGTCGACTTCCACTTTTGCTTCTTTCACTCTTTGCAACACAATACGCATACCGTTTCTCCTTAGTTCATGATTCTACGTACAGAATAGACATCAGGTATCTGCTTAATCCGCTCCACCACTTTATGGAGGTGATTGACATTCAGAATGAGAATAGACATCGTGATGGTTGCCATTTTATTGCGGTCAGATTTGCCTGAAACAGCAGAAATATTCGTTTGCGATTCGTTAACTGCCTGAAGAACCTCATTTAAAAGGCCTCTTCTGTCATATCCGCTTATCTCAATTTCCACATTATATTCTTTCCGATCATTCAGCGCTGTTTCCCATTCAACAGGAATCAGTCTTGCTTTTGCATCCTCGGTATCGATATTAGTACAATCTGAGCGGTGAACAGAAACGCCTCGTCCTTTTGTAATGAAGCCGACAATCTCATCGCCTGGCACTGGGTTACAGCAGCGTGACAGCCTGATTAGCAGGTTGTCAATCCCGGTTACCCGCACTCCAGAAGCACGTTTTTTCGCACTAGGAAATGACTTTAATTCAGCAACAGCATTAGATATTGTTGCAGACTGCTCCGCATCACGCTTCTTGCGCCATTTCTCTGTAAGGCGGTTGGCGACTTGAAGGGCTGTTATGCCATTGTAACCGACAGCAGCATACATATCCTCTTCACCAACAAAATTGAACTTCTCAAGCACTGTCTTAATATTATCAGGGGTAAGAATTTCCTTCAGATCAAACTCCATATTGCGGATTTCTTTCTCGACAAGCTCCTTGCCCTTTTCCACGTTCTCCTCTTTGCGCTGCTTTTTGAAGAACTGCCTGATTTTATTTTTTGCTTGTGAGGTTTGTGCAATCTTGATCCAGTCTTGGCTAGGACCATATGAATGCTTGCTTGTATGAATTTCGACGATATCGCCAGTCTTTAACTTATAATCAAGTGTAACCATCTTGCCGTTAACCTTGGCACCAATTGTTTTATTACCGATTTCCGAGTGAATTCGATAAGCAAAGTCAATCGGAACGGAGCCTGAAGGCAACTCAAATACATCGCCTTTTGGGGTAAACACAAATACCATATCGGAAAACAAATCGATTTTCAGACTTTCCATAAACTCCTCGGCATTAATACTGTCTTCCTGGAAGTCGAGAATTTCTCTAAACCATGACAGCTTCTCTTCAAAGGAGGAGCCTTCATCAACTGTTTTTCCTTCTTTATATGCCCAGTGTGCGGCAATCCCGAACTCTGCAATTCGATGCATTTCTGTTGTGCGTATTTGCACTTCCAGCGGGTCACCCTTCGGCCCAATCACTGTTGTATGCAAGGATTGGTACATATTAGCTTTAGGCATCGCGATATAGTCTTTGAAGCGTCCTGGCATCGGCTTCCAGCGTGTATGAATAATTCCAAGCACGGCATAGCAGTCTTTGATGCTGTTTACCACAATGCGCACTGCCAAAAGATCATAAATCTCGTTGAACTGCTTGTTTTGCAGCACCATCTTGCGGTAAATGCTGTATATATGCTTTGGACGTCCCGAAATGTCAGATTGAATTTTTACTTCATCCGTGCCTTCCCGTATTTCGGAAACAACTTCTTCTAAATATTGTTCACGCTCAGCGCGCTTTTTCTTCATTAAGTTAACAATTCGATAATATTGCTGTGGATTCATATAACGTAGAGCTGTATCTTCAAGCTCCCATTTAATTGTAGATATCCCTAGTCTGTGGGCTAATGGAGCGAAAATCTCAAGCGTTTCATTTGAAATGCGGCGCTGCTTCTCTGCAGGAAGATGCTTTAGCGTTCGCATGTTATGAAGTCTGTCGGCAAGCTTAATCAGTATGACTCGTATATCCTGCGCCATTGCGACAAACATTTTGCGATGGTTCTCTGCTTGTTGTTCTTCATGGGATTTGTATTTGATTTTCCCTAGTTTCGTAACGCCGTCAACGAGCATGGCCACTTCATTGCTAAAGCTGTCACTAATATCCTCTAATGTGATATCGGTATCTTCAACAACATCATGGAGAAAACCTGCAGCAACAGTAGCCGGATCCATCTGCAAATCAGCAAGAATCCCTGCCACTTGAATAGGGTGGATTATATATGGCTCCCCAGATTTTCTATATTGTTCACGATGAGCATTTTGGGCAAAATCATAGGCTTTTTGTATGAATTTTGTATGCTCTTCGTTTAAATATCCTTTAGTCTTATCGATGACTTGTTCGGCGGTTAACACTTGATCATTCGCCATGTAATCACCTTTCATATTCCGAGTGTATTATTAGAATTTATCATAAGTTCGACTATTTATCTATCCCGCTATATGTTTTTCCTTATATTGCATCATGCAATTTTTAATAGAATTAAAACAATTTTAGAATGATTATTTCTATTATTAAAAAAAAGAGAGAGAATGTAAAGAGAATCCATGTAATTTTTTTGCAAAACATTAGAATTTTTGTCGAAAACAGTCGAAAGTTCCCGATGCTTTTTTATTGCAAAAAAAAGAGCGCTATCACAGCGCTCTTCTTCGTTATTAATATTCCATCAATGTCAAAATATCATAGCCATCAAGGTTTTTGCGTCCTTCTAGGTAAGACAATTCAATCAAGAAGGCAATCCCAGCTACTACACCGCCCAATTCTTCTACAAGCTTTATTGTAGCCTCAATTGTGCCGCCTGTTGCAAGCAAGTCATCAGTAATTAGGACTCTTTGGCCAGGCTTAATTGCATCCTTATGGATTGTCAGCACATCCTTGCCGTACTCCAAGCCGTAAGAAACCTTGATTGTTTCTCTTGGCAGCTTTCCTTCTTTACGAACTGGCGCAAAGCCTACTCCTAATGAATAAGCAACAGGACAGCCGATGATAAAGCCGCGAGCTTCTGGTCCGACAACAATATCGATTTCCTTTTCTTTAGCGTACTCAACAATTTTATCTGTTGCGTATTTATATGCATCACCATTATCCATAAGTGTGGTAATATCTTTGAAACGAATGCCCGGTTTTGGCCAATCTTCCACAATTGTTACATACTGTTTTAAATCCATTCTTGCACTTCCTCCTCATTCTTAACGGATTTCTGAAGAATAAGATCAAACCAATTCTTTAACTGCTCATAAGACGAGTATATTAATTCATTTTCGAGCGAAAATTGTGCTTGTTTCTGTTGGAAAGAAGGAGACTCTGTTAAATCTCTTCTATTGCTATTCTTATTCAGCGTAATAAACCCATCCTTCATTGTAACAAAATTCAGCTCAAAAAACACCTTTGACATAAAAACAATTGTTTCTTTGCTCCAGCCTTGGCGTTTCGCAAGCTCTCCGCCATACTTTTTAAGGTCAAAGCCATTTTGCTTTGCAAGAAAAGCGTAGTACCATTTAAAGTGATCCCTTGTCGGCATCGTGC
This DNA window, taken from Niallia sp. Man26, encodes the following:
- a CDS encoding bifunctional (p)ppGpp synthetase/guanosine-3',5'-bis(diphosphate) 3'-pyrophosphohydrolase translates to MANDQVLTAEQVIDKTKGYLNEEHTKFIQKAYDFAQNAHREQYRKSGEPYIIHPIQVAGILADLQMDPATVAAGFLHDVVEDTDITLEDISDSFSNEVAMLVDGVTKLGKIKYKSHEEQQAENHRKMFVAMAQDIRVILIKLADRLHNMRTLKHLPAEKQRRISNETLEIFAPLAHRLGISTIKWELEDTALRYMNPQQYYRIVNLMKKKRAEREQYLEEVVSEIREGTDEVKIQSDISGRPKHIYSIYRKMVLQNKQFNEIYDLLAVRIVVNSIKDCYAVLGIIHTRWKPMPGRFKDYIAMPKANMYQSLHTTVIGPKGDPLEVQIRTTEMHRIAEFGIAAHWAYKEGKTVDEGSSFEEKLSWFREILDFQEDSINAEEFMESLKIDLFSDMVFVFTPKGDVFELPSGSVPIDFAYRIHSEIGNKTIGAKVNGKMVTLDYKLKTGDIVEIHTSKHSYGPSQDWIKIAQTSQAKNKIRQFFKKQRKEENVEKGKELVEKEIRNMEFDLKEILTPDNIKTVLEKFNFVGEEDMYAAVGYNGITALQVANRLTEKWRKKRDAEQSATISNAVAELKSFPSAKKRASGVRVTGIDNLLIRLSRCCNPVPGDEIVGFITKGRGVSVHRSDCTNIDTEDAKARLIPVEWETALNDRKEYNVEIEISGYDRRGLLNEVLQAVNESQTNISAVSGKSDRNKMATITMSILILNVNHLHKVVERIKQIPDVYSVRRIMN
- the dtd gene encoding D-aminoacyl-tRNA deacylase encodes the protein MRIVLQRVKEAKVEVDGKTVGQIDKGYMLLVGVTHDDTAEDAAKLVDKIAHLRIFDDEDGKMNHSIMEVEGAILSVSQFTLYGDTRKGRRPNFMNAAKPDYAVNLYDQFNLMLREKGLHVETGVFGAMMYVSLVNDGPVTLILESK
- a CDS encoding adenine phosphoribosyltransferase, whose product is MDLKQYVTIVEDWPKPGIRFKDITTLMDNGDAYKYATDKIVEYAKEKEIDIVVGPEARGFIIGCPVAYSLGVGFAPVRKEGKLPRETIKVSYGLEYGKDVLTIHKDAIKPGQRVLITDDLLATGGTIEATIKLVEELGGVVAGIAFLIELSYLEGRKNLDGYDILTLMEY
- a CDS encoding N-acetylmuramoyl-L-alanine amidase, whose protein sequence is MIKKQHIWIIPIMMLMLIPAIQAKAESSLSVQSTTVLNIREGPSLDDSIIGKMEIGTSYKVLTDNGDWLEIDLGNGQAGWVAAYLVTKSEGSSNDAPNTQTDSVTASEGTISENGLRLRKGPGTEYQVITTLSKDTPVTILSNEGDWAEIQTALGTGWVNSQYIIGGAQNTSDTTDVSQTDGQTAIVADDDINVRDTASLNGVVIGKLAKGTVIHIVAEDGDWAKIQFSGNTGWVSKTLLTEDSEVENISAKPIDASVTILHDGTNIRSEASVQASVLSIASEGDSFKATEEIGDWYKIELADGQAGYVASWIVSESAEKQTAPSSQDSNKTGDLKGKTIVIDPGHGGKDSGTIGAVGTLEKTLTIRTANLLAEKLQAAGSNVVMTRQNDFFISLQDRVNMSSFYKADAFISIHYDSIKDSSVRGMTSYYYSSSQKELANSLHENIIEATQLKDRGVRKNDYFVLRENTQPATLLELGYLSNQQEEALVSSQKYQETVSAAIYEGLESYFQ